The window TTAGGAAATGCATATGCTATACACGAACAGTTTCTCAAACACTTGATCCTACATTCATCTTCTTTAGCTTTTACTACCAACTTACCAAAATCAGGCACTTTTCTATTTTGAAGCCTCAAAAATCCATCTTCTATGCCTCCTTTATCACCACATTTTCGCAACGGTGTTTTTCGAATACACCCATGACTCCAATCACCTTTACTCCATCTAGCCTTATTTTTTGGCTTAAACCCATTTAAGCAACTACATATCGTCGATTTTTTGGCGTTACAATTTCCAAATCGACCACATTTGCCATAATACTCACAATCAGATACCATCGATTGCCATGCAATCAACCATTTCTTTTTACCATAATCCCAActcttttgcaaaaaattaccGTCATGGTTTAAAACATAATGTTCCAATTTTGATTCATTTTGTActgaaaacataaaatcaacCGTACCTTCATTTTCATCACTCAAAATTTGTAATCCATTACCAGCTGCAAGGCCAaccaatataataattttaatgaaataataaattttaaactaattatattcAGTATTAAATTGTTAGTATTAGTTACTAAAATTATTTGCTACTTgtgtaaaaatatatttcttcgTTCTTTATAAAGgttctcatttgtcattttggctgttttatttgttgttaccATAAAGATCtttctatttaattaaaatcaaaatttttaacaaaaataattttattcatcctcattttaatattttaataatgtataaacttattaaattttaatatttttatattagtgatccctatatttttttattatttatggtCTTTGCATTTCCTCTATTAAATTTATTGGattatattcaataaaataataaattcactatttaaaagattctatttttcttaattttcgtgaACATATTCCTTGTGGGAACTTAATTAAGGAACAGAGAGAGTAGTTTTTATCACAAGTCAttcatttttttatgaaaaattcttgtatgaaacgATTCTCATCGTGAGATATGTCTcatatttgggttaaatagctTAATAATAGACACTTTTAGCTTATGAGCTTCTTATTTTAAAGTCGTCGTGCAATAAGACGATCTTATATGAGTcggattaatttttatttttctgataAACAAATGACTTTGATTTCTTATTAGCATTGGATATTGTCTCGATTGgagcaaaaaatataaatatatatatatatatatatatatatatatatatatatatatatatatatatatatatatatataattaattttcagttaattttccaaaaaaaaaaaggaagattaAACTTACGTACCGGCGGTAGTAAAATTAGGAACACCGTTGAAATGATTCCCGTTCCAAGGGCCAGATCTCCAATAAGTACGTTTTTTATAACTGCCATTCACATACTCCGTGACGAATTCCGGAAATGGAACCGGTTTTAGTCTAACAAAAAAACTTCCATCAGCGGGATCAGAAGCACTTTTCCAAGACCGTAACTTAAGATCATAAAAAGTATCCTTATAAAGAAataatctggtttctggcatcAGCACCTTCTTATAAGCAAAGAGATACTCCCAAACCAAATACCTATCTTCCGCCGTTTCATTATATTCAGTGAATATTAGCAGGTCCCCATTATCTTGGAGTTCAGCAACTGGTGTTGTGTTTTTTGGATTATCATCAGTATTCCCATGTGTTGACCAATATGTAATGTTTTGTGTTTCTGAAATgagttcaaaattaaaatcattatcaATTGGTTTAAGCACACCAGAAGAGTCTTTAATTGGGTTGTTTGGATTGGCTACCCATATAACTTCCAGTGTATCAAATGACTGGTTTAAGTTATACCAGATTCCAAGGTAGCGATTATTACTTGAATTGAGTGGACTAAAGAAACCCATTTTGAACATGCCATTGTAAGATACTATGCTTTCTGGGTCTTTAAGGAAATTAGTGGTAGTTATTCTATAGGGAGGCCGTGTTGCCCAGACTGAGACGACTAGGTTTAAGAGAATAAAGCCGAGTATtggaatataattaattataattgcCATTAATATAATTAAGAGTGTTTAGTTTTCAGGTGATGCCCGGTTTGGCTAATTTGAGTGCATTCTCAAGTCAAGTACACCATTAAGCTTTCTTatatacttagaataatttcatgttattaatttaattttttttaatcctttTGTCAACGTACTAAATGTGGTTTTATTTATGTACTCTAATTAATACACACTTAACTCCCTATATATTACTTGTTATTAGTTGTTAAACATGTTAGTTGTTTCCCCAACAATGGTATATTGTACTCAGCTATACATAAGATTTCgtggtaatatttatttttcaacttttttttagtttatgtgTAAGATGAAGTATAATCAATTTGAGATCTTATTCAAATCGTCCAGCTAATagtatacttttataatatcagatttttataattttcagttTAGCCTAGTTTAAGACGTAAATTATAATTACgcattaaattgcataaaaaatgaAATCTAGCAAGTATATTAGAACGGCTGaagtaatatactaatactcTTATTCACTTCATGACCAATTTGCTTCTGCAATCTTCTTGTTCATacctatttgatttttaatatatatttataataatacataattaaatttataagaaTGTATTTATAAAGTTTATATATTGTGaccaattaattaatattatactaGGTAATATTTTGATTCatagtataaaaataaaatataaatttaaagtaattgGTAAATAGTGTAAAAATCTCCAATGGGACACTTCATACTTCATAGCTAGGGTGGAGTACCTTTTTTGTATCTTTTTGTTGTACCGTTTTCGTTGATGTTCACATATTAAGTATGATGATTGATGGCTCAAATTGATGGTTATTAATGAATAAGCAAATAAATATAATAGTCagaagaaatattattattagataaatctcaataaataattttattaagagCAAGTACTATTTTTTACAAATAAGACggtattaaaattgattttttttttagtttttttcttttcttatcctactatataataaatgaaaaaaaaatcttttaaaaataatagaaataattggTGATCAAGttcatttaataaaaagttcctttaaattgtttatatattaattaaacatgTTGTTAGtgaatcaaaagaaaaagaactagatcaaaaaaattatactccatTTGGGTTTGATTCTTTGTCCGAGTACTTGAACTATCTCCAAACCCTTTCTTAATCCTAACCTCCATTCGATTTCTGGATGTATTTTCTCGCGCACCCCTGCAACTGTACAGCTGCCGAGTAAATCTAGGGCGGCGTCAGAATTTGGACTATCCATACCTTCACACCCCATAATCATCGGCATATAACAAGTTGTCATAATGGACTATGTTATACTTTttctgttctgaaatactcgctgcATAAtaatttttgacactatttattgttcaagtttattttatatattgtataGTTTAAtacataaatgatcaaaataacacattaaattacgtaaaaagtcaaatgtaccTAGTAGAGAAAGTATAATTTTCCTCCTATTCAgtttatgtgtcccatttccttttatgatcaagtcaccttaattgtcccatttctatttttggtatgggtttttgacttttatgcccttagtagctttatcctattttgaattataccctccattacccacactaattttccttccttacattaaaaactcataatatcactctctttcctacccttagggttccacttttgactcttcttaaaattcgtaaaaagtcaaatgagactgttaaggtgaataggagggacttTTAAAGTCAACCATCAAATCATGCTAACTCAACctttattattttagtaaaCAATTTGAGCCATTtgcttttcttattatttattttagttgataTATACTGAAAATATGCTTTAGTatgaatatatttaaaataattgtatATTATGATGATCAATTGATGAATAATAGGAAATtttaccatgaataatatcaacttttattgatttttttatagtaAAATCAACTTTTAATTAGCTATGAATAATACCGACTAAGGGGTGTTTGCCTgcaataatactaacttttgttTATAGTAGGCAATTTGACAAGAAAACAAAGTAAATTAATggttaaacaaaaattattattattattggataaTACACTCCtaaattgatattatttgtgattaataaaaaattagtgttgaaataaaaaaaaattatatcattcacaataatttttcattcaaatgtaatcataaaaaataaagaacataTTTTATGATGTgctgaaaatattttacatGTTGGAGGCTTACCCATATTAGGTGAAACCTAAAAGTAAATTATTACGTCAAAAAGTctacattttttaaataaaggcTTCATGTAGATATTCAAGGGATAAAGCTAGCTATGATAAAAAGTGATTGGAATGAAGTTAGGTGGTGTTTGGTAATATTGAATTTACTTGAAAATAtagaatttaattttgaaatttaaatttaagaatTGTAAATGACATCTATATATTTAGAATTTgcaaattttgatatttaatcaaattttacATTGTTATTGCAATTTTATGAAAGCCACTCAATTTCACATTTTTAAATTCAAGATTTACCAAACATAGTATTTGACTCAATTCaaaatttagaattaaaatccaAGTTGCcaaatataacaattaaaaaattctaCAGATCtaagtcaaattaaaaataaaaaataaaaattcatgcAGATCTAATTTGAGAATCAACTTTAAAACGGTCGCGAACGTAGCTGACAGATAACTTTCATATTCCATAGTAGGATGTATTCCAGAACACTATGTATAATTATtggaaattttctattatttaacttaaatagaaagaaaaagagtaattacctttttatatattttaataaattcaattatcACATTTATAACCACCAGCAAGACAAATGAGTACAAAATACCACATTAATTAGTTTGACTTacattttgtttttatctcttaatGCACCGTTTGGTATTAGTTATCTTTCAATTTCTACTCGTCAACACAATAACTAACGACCCATTTGATTAGTGATACAGTGGTTATAAATAATGGTAATAGGAATAATttattgtttacaaattttcattaacataacaataaaactttgatcacaaaaaaaattatttacaaattttcattgcCATCAAATACCACATCTCCTAATgataatgcattagaatgaattttatgaagaaaatgagatgattgaacgTTGtcaagcatggccatcaaggttaccaagagatttttcaaccaaaattacactaattttcattcccattaccgtGGTTTATTACCGTCTACCAAACGAGACCAAATTTGATAAATCACTTTCTTTATCAGTTTGTTTATTTGTAGAGGATTTTCGATTTTTACATTATTGATTGGTAGGGATGAGCATTTAAGGATATGGGTCGAGTCTAGACCCTATCCGGATCCAGACCCTAATTTTAGGGTAGGGTCCAAACCCAGACCCTGATATTAAGGGTCTAAAAATTTAAACCCTGACCCTAAGGATCTGGACTCAGACCTTTAGGATATAGAACGATACcctaaaaagtttattttcttgaGTGAGATTAAAGGGTCTAAAAAATAGACCCTAATATGAACCATAATCTGAACCCTTATTAGACCCTTAGGGTCTAAGTTCCTAAAATCCATAGAGAATTACTTAAAACCTTCTAAATCAATAATGATTTCAAAaccaaacttaaaaacaaatttgagTAGCATATTTTTACTTCAATGGCAGAAATTACTCTAACATTACAAACATTAAAGCACTTAAATTCAAGTTACGAAAACACTAAAATCCAAAACATACAATTAATCTTTGTGCAAATACAAATCTAACTTCCATATCATCCATTCTCTAAATGCTGCACTCTTTCCTTTAATCAAGTGGATCTTCATCAAGATCCTACAAACATTTATAAGAAAGCAAATGTAaatgaaaaacttaaattaaaatagtatatatatatatatatatatatatatatatatatatatatatagatatatatatatatatatatatatatatatatatatatatatatatacatatatatatatatatatatatatatatatatatatatatatatatatatatatatatatatatatatatatatatatatatatatatatatatatatatatatatatatatatatatatatataatttgaagtatataatttgatattaataataatatatcacTTAATCAGTTTGGTTGTTAGACTTTTGCTTATAATCTTGCTTTGTAAGAAAAATTTTAGCATGATAAAAAGCTAGAAGTAGTACATCttttatttccttttatttgtctactttaaaattttcaatttatggagaaaaatttaaataaggTTTTTGAgagataaaataaagataaaatacatttaaataggatcttgttagattttttaatacataatttttaattatacaatttttttatgattcgtattgaaaaaaattggaactcaaatttttctttataagacgttcaaaaaataaagtttttctTTTAAGCATGCACTTAGATAAGTTTTTACTATAGTTGCAGCCAATTCGGCCCAAAAATAAAGAGGCAGAGTAAAAATACACTCTAATTTTAAaggtcttttttattttaatttattataattttaggaCCTAAAATTACATTTAGAATAAACTAAAGGTATTATAAATAAACGGCGACCAATTTTTGAAAACCCTTAATTCAGAGGGGAGGTACTATGCAATTGGAATCTTGCACATGCCAAGAACCACAACCGAATTAATACAACACGAAAATAAGACTGCACGTACATAATTATCGACCATTAAATTCTGTGAAAGTAATTTGGTTAATAGATTGTGAATTGTGAGTAGAACAAGTATTTCTATGAGTAAAAGCAGGTTGTGTTGGATGTGGGAGATCCATAACATCGTTAACTTCAAGCATATAAAGCAGTGCTGAAATGGTTGGCCTATCTTCTGGAAATTCTTGCACGCACAAAAGCCCTAATTGTACGCACTTCAACATCTCACTTTCAAAGCTTGGGTCTCTAATGGTTTCATCAACCAACGAAAGCATATTCTTCTCCGTCCACAATTTCCAAGCCTGACagcattaaaaaaatgtctTTAATTAACAACCAACAAAAACTATTCCATTTTTCAGTACGGTCTTACCGATAATTTAATTCatgcaaaaacaaaaaaaataataacttacATATGCTAATAGGCTCAAAGATTCAAATATGAGATGGCTCGTAATTCTTTTGCCACTAACAATCTCCAAAAGTAACACTCCCAAACTAAATACATCTGACTTTTCTGAAAATCGACCTTTCATAGCATACTCAGGTGACATATAACCACTGAAACAACAAAttgttaaattaaatatgtttCAAGGACCAGGGAGATAGATAAGAATATAATAGCAAGGGATGTTTGGACAGCTTACTATGTGCCGACAACCCTTTTAGTATTGGTTTGACCTTGCTTTGTCTCAACTATCCTAGCTGTTCCGAAGTCTGATATCTTTGGATTTAGCTCTTCGTCTAGTAGAATGTTGCTTGCTTTAAGATCTCTATGAATAATCTTATATCTTGAATCTCTATGTAGATAAAGGAGGCCTCTACATATTCCATTAATGATTTCAAAGCGCTTCTtccaatctaattttttttgaagtgatgAATCTGATGAAGATAATTGTTTTTATCTCATAATGAAGTTGTATTACAAAGCCAACTACTATAATAAATTTAGATCATGAAACGTACCAAATAGAAGTGCATCCAAACTCTTATTGGACATGTATTCATAAACTAGTAATTTCTCTTCTCCTTGCACACAACAACCTAGTAGTCTAACAagatttttgtgttgaagtttagAGATCAACACAACTTCATTCATAAATTCATGTAATCCTTGTCCTGATGGACTACAAAGTCTTTTAACCGCTATTTGTTGTCCATCTTCTAGTTTTCCCttataaaaaaagttaagatcatgcatttatttttttgtatttataaattatgcgagataaaattttgtaaatgtaTATCATCAGCATATCTAATATATtctatttatagaaaaaattttgtaaatatatatacagaAGACAATACCAATTTTAATTCTAATGGATATACAATCCATACATTACGTAATAATAAAATTGCAATATAAGCGTACCTTATACACGGGACCAAAACCACCTCTTCCAAGTTTGTTTGTATCCGAAAAATAGTTGGTGGCAACCTCCAACTCCTTAAATTTAAAGAATATTAAATCTTTAAAGTCTTCTTTTCTTACTATATACTGGTTGTTAGATAATTTTTGACCTGCCAAAATAGTAGCTCTATACATATCAATGTCAAGCTACGAAACTCATAGttactctttttttttgaatttaacctTATTTAATtcgaaaaaattattatatatttaaattatataatataaatttaaaatttttgttaccTTTACGTTGACACTTCCTACTCCATAGACAATATGCGAACACAAGCAATACGGTTCCGGTGATGATTACTACGACtatgataattattttatattttttattttctcctgcaaattaaagaagaataaaatattattattattatttattttgatagaTCATATTGTTAGcaggttggattattttttatcGATGCcaattgaaattaatagttaaaaaataaaaaaaaattgtacctAGATCCGAATGAGCCAAACGAATGAAAAGATCCGCACCACCAACAGAAGTAAATTCTTGTATGTCGATCAAGCTTCTATTACTCCATAGCATGCATCCGACATCCTTAGGATACGCATAAGCTAAACACGAACAATTTTGCAAACACTTAATCCTACATTCATCTTCATTACCTTTCACTATCAAATATTCAGCAAAATCAGGCACTTTTCTATTTTTCAGCCTTAAAAATCcatcttcttttccttctttattACCACACTTTCGCAATGGCGTTTTTCGAACACACCCATTACTCCAATCACCTTTTCTCCATTTAGCCTTATCCTTTGGCTCAAACCCATTTAAACAACTACATATCGGCGATTTTTTGGCGTTACAATTTCCAAATGAACCACATTTACCATAATACTCACAATCAGAGGCCATCGATTGCCACGCAATCAACCATTTTTTGGTATTATAATCCCAAGTCTTTTGTAAAACATTCCCGTCGTAATTTAATACATAATGTTCCAACAATGATAAATTTGAcgctaaaaatataaaattaagatCTTCATATTCATCAGACATAAATCGAAACCCATTACCAGCTTCCTTAGTCAAACTGGGTACACCGTTAAATTGATTACCATTCCATGGCCCTGTTCTCCAATAAGTTGTTCTCCAATAAGTACGATTACTATTACTATCACTATTATTGTGAACATACTCCGTGACAAATTCTGGAAATGGCATCGGAATAAGTCTAAGAAAAAAACTTCCATTAGAGGGATTGGAAGCACTTTTCCATGACCAAAGAATCAAATTCTCATCATGAGAATTATTATACTTATTAATAAATATCGTGTTTCCCGGCAAGAGACTCGTACCAAAGGCAGTACTGGTCCAGATCGGATACGATGTAACATTATATTCGGACGACAATTCCAGCACCCCTTGGTCGTTAAGCATTGCAAATGGTGTGCTGTTTTTCGGAGCTTCGCTAATTAACCCATTTGATGACCAAAAtgtcttgttttgtttttctgaAAAGATTTCAAGATTAAAATCATTTGATATTTTGAGCACGCCAGAAGTGTCGTCGTCTTTTATTGGGTTGTTTCCGTTGGCTACCCATACGACTTCGTGTGTATGATCAGACCCATTAACGTTGTACCATATTCCAACGTATCGATCACTTGAATTGATTGGGCTAaagaaaccaagcttgaacaTCCCATTTTCAGACACTAAGGTTTCTGAGTCTTTAAGGGATTTTTTTCTGCTCATTTCATAGCTGCTTGCCGCCGTTActaattttatgtaaaaatgactacataataataatatgagtaCGCCAAAAATTATGAATATAGAACGAGTAATTGGAATATTAATTTCCATTAGTATGTTTAGTTTACAGATGAGGGCTAGCTAGCTAACTTCCTGCTTTCTAATTATGTACATGAGTTGACAATCGCATGTTGTTATAATTGGAATATGcacaactttattttatataattaagatcctaaatcctaattaaGTTTCGATAATTGCTCGGTTCATTTCTTTCCGTCGGCCTACACtgagattttaaaataaacaaaattatgaGGAAGAGCTattaaattaagattttatatATGTATCCTTGCAATTCAtattaattgtctcatttgatttttataatttatccgGTGTACTAATTCAATCTTACGTATTTTTAATCGTGcacaactaaaaattattattaaaaattaatattaaaaaaatttacattaagacgaatcatataaaatctcatttaactattttttttacatctaaaataaaaataaagtagaaattaaaaataattgatatataatattaaaaaaattaaatggaattaaattgattcttatgaattgAAGGAAGTATTAAATAGACATGCATGACGTGGTACTCAAGTTGGAATATTTTCATGATCTTTATATTGCTCACATGTTAACAACTCAACATGATGAATAATTTATGTCATATatacaaattttaaaagattGGACTTGACAAGGTTTTGTTAAATCCTTGTTGAACGAACTTCCTGTGTGAGAGacattaaggtttttaatgatcttaaatgaacaataatataccaaatgcTTTTAGAACATGGATAAGATACTTGAATTTTTCCACTAACACCAACtgttttttaaattacaaaaattagtttttaaaataaataaatcgaaTTTTGTTTCAGTTGGAGCATATATATCACTTTGCTCTATaagtttttaaatttgatatttattgtAATCATTTTTTCGagtataatgaaaatttaattacttaaattaaaactatttttgttatttactataataattataattgatttgatgatgaacatattttaaaacaaattactGATAGCACAATTATATGACAGCTCATAACATTTTTAAAATGTTGATGGTCAAACTTTACAAAGTTGAccataattattaaaatccCAAAGACATAAAAAGGATTAATTCTACGGTTATTAGATTTAAAAGTCAACTcacaaatatataattaattttactcACTAGATATGAGATTTGGgtcatttatttttctaatcaataaaacatttattataaattaaaataatttattttaaaaaaagctaAGGgcctttaataaattatattactccctctggtttttaatagttgctacacttttgtttttcacgcTATTTAATATacgatttaatatttaatatctatGTTTTGATATGATAaacaattctaaaaagttaatattatgaaaatatgcattaagacgaatcaaataagattccacttgactatgt of the Amaranthus tricolor cultivar Red isolate AtriRed21 chromosome 6, ASM2621246v1, whole genome shotgun sequence genome contains:
- the LOC130815777 gene encoding G-type lectin S-receptor-like serine/threonine-protein kinase At1g11300 produces the protein MSRKKSLKDSETLVSENGMFKLGFFSPINSSDRYVGIWYNVNGSDHTHEVVWVANGNNPIKDDDTSGVLKISNDFNLEIFSEKQNKTFWSSNGLISEAPKNSTPFAMLNDQGVLELSSEYNVTSYPIWTSTAFGTSLLPGNTIFINKYNNSHDENLILWSWKSASNPSNGSFFLRLIPMPFPEFVTEYVHNNSDSNSNRTYWRTTYWRTGPWNGNQFNGVPSLTKEAGNGFRFMSDEYEDLNFIFLASNLSLLEHYVLNYDGNVLQKTWDYNTKKWLIAWQSMASDCEYYGKCGSFGNCNAKKSPICSCLNGFEPKDKAKWRKGDWSNGCVRKTPLRKCGNKEGKEDGFLRLKNRKVPDFAEYLIVKGNEDECRIKCLQNCSCLAYAYPKDVGCMLWSNRSLIDIQEFTSVGGADLFIRLAHSDLGQKLSNNQYIVRKEDFKDLIFFKFKELEVATNYFSDTNKLGRGGFGPVYKGKLEDGQQIAVKRLCSPSGQGLHEFMNEVVLISKLQHKNLVRLLGCCVQGEEKLLVYEYMSNKSLDALLFDSSLQKKLDWKKRFEIINGICRGLLYLHRDSRYKIIHRDLKASNILLDEELNPKISDFGTARIVETKQGQTNTKRVVGTYGYMSPEYAMKGRFSEKSDVFSLGVLLLEIAWKLWTEKNMLSLVDETIRDPSFESEMLKCVQLGLLCVQEFPEDRPTISALLYMLEVNDVMDLPHPTQPAFTHRNTCSTHNSQSINQKVIWVANPNNPIKDSSGVLKPIDNDFNFELISETQNITYWSTHGNTDDNPKNTTPVAELQDNGDLLIFTEYNETAEDRYLVWEYLFAYKKVLMPETRLFLYKDTFYDLKLRSWKSASDPADGSFFVRLKPVPFPEFVTEYVNGSYKKRTYWRSGPWNGNHFNGVPNFTTAAGNGLQILSDENEGTVDFMFSVQNESKLEHYVLNHDGNFLQKSWDYGKKKWLIAWQSMVSDCEYYGKCGRFGNCNAKKSTICSCLNGFKPKNKARWSKGDWSHGCIRKTPLRKCGDKGGIEDGFLRLQNRKVPDFGKLVVKAKEDECRIKCLRNCSCIAYAFPKDVGCIQWINRSLIDVQEFTSGGADLYIRLAHSDLGHKSSNKVARLKEYRINEKDLKDLTLFKFKELEVATNYFSETNQLGRGGFGPVYKGQLEDGQEIAIKRLSSLSGQGLQEFMNEIVLISKLQHRNLVRLLGCCVQEEEKLLVYEFMSNNSLDALLFDSSHQKELNWKKRFDIIIGICRGLLYLHRDSRLKIIHRDLKASNILLDDELIPKISDFGLARIVETKQDEASTLRVVGTYGYMPPEYAMEGRFSEKSDVFSLGVLLLEIVSGKKNTSHLLPESMSLLAYAWKLWTEKNIVELVDSSILESRFEGEMMKCIQLGLLCVQEFPEDRPTMTTLFSMLQHDNVTDLPHPTQPAFTHTQRDTSPIHITPSINQCTFTQFTAR